The Acidobacteriota bacterium genome has a segment encoding these proteins:
- a CDS encoding ABC transporter ATP-binding protein: MSETPAVLVQGLVKRYPVFRGFRELIRHPLDRRTVTALDGLDLEIGPGRVFCLLGPNGAGKTTLVKILAGLVLPDGGRALAGGRDVAREPGPARSAVGCAIGDERSFYWRLTGRQNLEFFGALYGLRGPARGRRIDELLRLAGLEEAADLRFSGYSTGMRQMLSLARALLADAAILLVDEPTRSLDPQAADRARAFLRGELAGRRGKTILWATHDLGEAADCADDIAVISRGRIRLSGPAASLAAGGRGALRRAYEQAVGEAEGRP, from the coding sequence ATGAGCGAAACGCCGGCCGTTCTCGTCCAGGGCCTGGTCAAGAGGTACCCGGTCTTCCGCGGCTTCCGGGAGCTTATCCGCCATCCCCTCGACCGGCGCACGGTGACCGCGCTCGACGGGCTCGACCTCGAGATCGGCCCCGGCCGGGTCTTCTGCCTGCTCGGGCCGAACGGGGCGGGCAAGACCACGCTCGTCAAGATCCTGGCCGGGCTCGTCCTGCCGGACGGCGGCCGGGCCCTGGCCGGCGGCCGCGACGTCGCCCGCGAGCCCGGACCGGCCCGGTCGGCCGTCGGCTGCGCGATCGGCGACGAGCGGAGCTTCTACTGGCGCCTGACCGGCCGGCAGAACCTCGAGTTCTTCGGCGCCCTCTACGGCCTGCGCGGGCCGGCCCGCGGCCGGCGGATCGACGAGCTGCTGCGCCTCGCCGGTCTCGAAGAAGCCGCCGATCTCCGCTTCAGCGGCTACTCGACCGGCATGCGCCAGATGCTGTCCCTGGCCCGGGCGCTGCTCGCCGACGCGGCCATCCTGCTCGTCGACGAGCCGACGCGCTCGCTCGATCCCCAGGCCGCCGACCGGGCCCGGGCCTTCCTCCGCGGCGAGCTGGCAGGCCGCCGGGGCAAGACCATCCTCTGGGCCACCCACGATCTCGGCGAGGCCGCCGACTGCGCCGACGACATCGCCGTCATCAGCCGCGGCCGCATCCGCCTGAGCGGCCCGGCCGCGTCCCTGGCCGCGGGCGGGCGCGGGGCCCTGCGCCGGGCCTATGAACAGGCCGTCGGCGAGGCGGAGGGCCGGCCGTGA